The Solanum pennellii chromosome 7, SPENNV200 DNA segment GGATGTGGTGAGATGTGCAAGTCTTAAAGCTTCTTCAACAAGTGGGTGGACAAGGGTCATTGTTGAGAAACCGTTTGGTCGTGATTTAGAATCATCTAGTGAGCTGACCAGATGCCTAAAGAAGTACCTAACTGAGGAGCAAATTTTTCGGTTAGATTAACTGCATTTTTTTGCCAGTTACCTTGTGGAGATAACAATTGTTGAAGTTTTCTTatgctagttttttttttctcctcagAATTGACCATTACTTGGGAAAAGAACTTGTTGAGAATCTCTCAGTTCTTCGGTTCTCGAATCTTGTCTTTGAGCCTCTTTGGTCCAGAAACTACATCCGCAATGTCCAATTTATATTTTCTGAAGATTTTGGTACCGAGGGACGAGGAGGGTGTGGCTCATTACTCTGCCGCTGATACTTAAAAAGTAGTATTCTGTTGGAGTTGGATCTCAATCTTTCTGCTCTTTCTTCTCAGGTACTTTGACCACTACGGGATCATCCGTGATATTATGCAAAATCATCTCCTTCAAATATTAGCATTGTTTGCTATGGAACCACCTGTCAGCTTGGATGCTGAGGACATCAGAAATGAAAAGGTATGCACATTTATGCCACAAATTATTCTCGTAAATCCTCCAAGTGAATATGATTAAAACTAGAGAAAATATACTAAAACATGGTCCATGTGATTCAGGTTAAAGTTTTAAGGTCAATGAGGCCATTGCAACTTGAAGATATTGTTCTTGGACAGTATAAGGGTCATAGCAAGGGTGCTAAATCATACCCAGCTTACACAGATGATCCAACTGTGCCAAATGGCAGTATCACTCCAACATTTTCTGCTGCTGCACTCTTTATTGATAATGCACGTTGGGACGGGGTTCCTTTCCTCATGAAAGCAGGAAAAGCTCTCCATACAAAGAGGTCGGTAGATTGTTATTTTCTCCATAGTGATATTTTCAGGTATATATCCTGATAGCCACAAAATTATTGGAGATTTTGTTTTACTGAAACTGCAGGGCAGAGATCAGGGTCCAGTTCAGACATGTCCCCGGAAATTTGTACAAAAGGAACTTTGGAACTGATATGGATAAGGCAACCAATGAGCTAGTTCTGCGTCTACAACCCGATGAAGCCATATATCTGAAAATTAACAACAAGGTTCCTGGTCTTGGAATGAGACTTGACCGGAGTGACCTTAATCTTCTTTACAAAGCAAAGTAAGAGACTCCTGCTGATCTAGAGTTAGTAACAGCTTATTGGTGTGTTCTGTATGGATTTTTTCATGTTCGGTTTCTAAACATTTTCTATAGGAAAACAAGTTCcttaaaaataaggaaaatgacttccctaaTAAAAGTAGAGAAAACATGTTCCATAAATAATATTCCAAGTTCATTGTCTCCTCCCCAAGATCCTAACTCCCACCCCTTGATCAACCCACCATGCGCCACTCCCGAACCCCACTTCCCACCCCTGTTTTGCTagattttatataaaatgtttTCGGTATAGTATTTTCTTGCGTACTAAACTGAGCCGTAGAAAATAAGTCAGAAACCAACTTTTTTTTCCCAAGAAAACGTTTTCCTTCGTACCGAATACACCCAATGACAGCAAAAGTTTTCTTGTAGTTCACCATTGCCCTTGTTTGTTCTATGATCAGGATGCTTTCAGTATGGATGACACATACATATGGTGTAGCACCTGGAATTTAATTTTCACTGCATTATCTGATATAGAGCTAGGAATGTAATTAATAACAGATTTCTTGCCGTTCTTCAATGAGATTTATTTGAACTATGAAGCTGACACTTGCTTAAATTAGAAAGTGTGGACAGTGGACGTTATCGGTTTATAGAAGAATTGCCGGTATAAGACTTTAATCTACCTCACTTGCTAACGTTATATATGATGGATGACTTATCTGTGTGATTAATTTAAGATTACATGATCAAGATGAACATTATATTTACATTGACTTCAATGGCTCATTATGTAAAGGTATCGAGGTGAAATACCAGATGCATATGAGCGGCTTTTGTTAGATGCAATAGAAGGAGAGCGAAGATTGTTCATAAGAAGCGATGAACTTGATGCTGCATGGGCTCTATTTACACCGTTGTTAAAGGAGCTGGAAGAGAAGAAGATCGCACCAGAGCTTTATCCATACGGAAGTAGGGGGCCAGTGGGAGCACATTATCTAGCTGCAAAGCACAACGTTCGTTGGGGAGATTTATCTGGTGATGATTGATTGTATGTGAGATCTTCTTGAGGAGTTCATTTAGTTTATAGGAATTGATCAGCTCATCAAGAATGCTGAAATTATGGACAACTTGGAACTGTTGTTAGCAATTATTGTATAGCTTGTCTATTTTGTTTAAGAATACACTCATGTTTCATGTTAAATGTTATGTTACATCCTGAGTCGACGGTTTATGGAAACCACCTCTCTGTTgtcattatctttttttttgtctatcaTACTTTTTTTGAGTCGAGGGTTTATGAAAACCACCTCTCTACCTCATAAAGGTAGGCTGAAATGAGGCGTGCATTCATCCTGCCCTCTTCAAGCCCAACTTGTGAGATTATACTGACTATGTTATTGTTTTATCCTAGTCgtttttatgttttcatcattttattttttagcagATCAAGAAGTTTATAGGCTGTTTGTGgtgtttgagaaaaataaaaaaaagccCTTTTAAGCcaaaaaagacaaataaatcaaaatttagaaatatgactattgaataaaaaattattacccCATCCAAACATGCTCCTAATTGGTATGACCTGATAGCATAAGATAGTTACATATCGCAAATGCACACATTTAACTCTTATTTGGGTTGTATATGTTGATTGTAGCATgggtataaattataattatcattttaattgacattcaacatatattaacatatatatacgACACTCCATTTCACTTTGTTTTCATATATTTACttaaaggggaaaaaaaatttgaaatcattgatcttaaatatgtcaaaatatttatcCGTACGTCTATAAAACTATTGaaaatttatagttttaataACATACCATAACATGCATAATGCAGTTTTCTTTGGAATACAATGAAACATTGcagtataataattttgaaaagctAAACCATGAAGATGACATAAATTGccaaaaacaaagaagaaacaaTTCATTTTTGAGCTCCAAATCATTGTTTAATTCCTACATAAAAAGACAAGACCTTAATTAAACCCTAATTATCCTTGTTAAATTTTATACCAATTAGGAAACTCCAATGtcctaattaataataattaatccccatattaattaattattaagcCCCAAAATCCCACAAATGAATTGTACCATCACTAGAACAAGCTACTATATGCCTTTCATTTGCATGCATGGCATTAACTTCCCCTATTCTTTCCCTTAAACTATAAAGATACACTCCATTTTCTACTTCCCAAACCCTAATAACTTCTCCCACACACATTACACCATATCCACTACTATTCATGCTTCCAACCACCCCCCGTTGCGACGCGCCTCGCACGTTAAACCTACACGATTCATCCAAATCCTCAGTCCGACGGACTGTGGCTACACCCCGTCCGTCCACTACCACGAGCGAGTCGCTCGTGGCGTCGAAAGATCCTACAATGAGCTCATGTTGGAAGGATCTTTCTCGGAGGATCAACCCTTGGTTATGTAAGTCTATAACAACGAGTCGTGGGCCGGTACATGCCACAGCAGTGTCACGAGCTGTGACATGGACCCGGCCCACGAGGTCGGTTAACTCGCTTAGGAGATGCCAGCCGGTTACTGCCTCGGGATCGGTTAAATCGCCGTCGGCGAAGATTAGTTGCTCCGTTTCACTATTCCATACGTGAAATGCCCGACCCGGTACACCTGAAAATATTGTCCAAAGAAAAGGAGACATTTTCATTTagtaacataataaaaattggATCACGCTACAAATTATCGTAATTTATGAGCAATTATCATCATGGTAGAGTAATGATGAGAAATTAATAGGTGTAATTATTCTTTATAGTAATTCAGCCCAACTAATTTAAGCGTTAGACACTCACTAAATTACATTGCAAAAAGTTAATAAACTTCAAAGTTTTTCTTTGATAGATGGGAAAAGGGTTAGAAAATAGTTATATCCATCCTTCTTTATAGTTTTTGGTTATATATATTTGCTCCTTATTATTTTACATTGAGTTTATGTTTACATTTTACCctttgaaatattaaatttcaCGTTATCTTACGTGGACACCTATAAATGTCGATTTGagaaaacttattttcaaaGAGTACAAAGACAAATCTCCTATAAATAGAagttattttattcttaaaactacTCCTTCACCCATTTTTAGTTGTTCACTACACATCTATTTTCACTTGTTCTTTAAAAATTGaagataatttatcatttttactgGAACCTTTTTTTATTCAAGGCGTACAATATATTATACTTCGTTCCAATTTATAGGATTCGCTCTTcttttagtcaattttaaaataaataatatatttttatatttagtaataattcaattttaaaatacttattttattcctaatatagtcatacaaatatatatcacCAATTTTACTCTGCAAGtattaaatacattttttttcttccttaaaCTTCATGCTCGGATGGGAGTAGTAAAAACTAAAATagttttgttgtttgttttttcccaaaaaagaagaaaacaagaacaTTGGTCAAGGAAGAATTAAGCCTTCTTTAAGAAATCTTCTCAAAAGCAAATTATTATGTTACACTTTTAACATCATAATAACAGACATCCtttcataattaattagttgGTCAATATATTTGACCTGTTTATCTCTAACGACtccattttaaatattttattacttttctaaattgaatacatacaaaaaatgaatatttagcATTATTGAGTACGTTGAATgacattattttgttattagtctgtttcaaaatatatttataattttttcaagattaaattttatgtcaaattaaaaGTATGATAAAAAAGTAAGATAATAAAGCACGCACCTGCATAGAGGCCAATCCACCACCGATCACGGCCGGTGAAATCCACCAAAGCGCCGTCATTCACCACGTCACCTAAATGTGCACGGCGGGGAGGATCAGTATCCGCCCCGCCGAGCACCACCACATGTATATCACCATCCAATGATGCAAACACAAGTTTCTCATCCGATAAAATAATTCCCGAAATAGCCCTAGAATACCGGCCGAGCCGGTCACGTTGTTGCGGATAATAAGTAGACAAATGAGCCCTAGATATTAGATGAAACAATTGAACCGATCCATCGGAAAATCCGGCAGCTAAATGGCGATCGGATAACGCGATACGACGACAAGAGAGACCGTCATTGTTATCATCGTCGTTGTTTGCTTGTACAAAATGGAGAGTACGGTGTACGTATCTACGTTGACGGAAATTATTAGAAGTACGGTGCCAATATACGTATTCGTCGTGCCACGTCGGACGGAGAAGACGATCGCGGTTCCATATACGGTTGCTTAAATTTTGCCATAGCAGATCGGACCGGGACACAGCTCTCCATGTTGAACAAAccttacaaaatattattacgTTATGAAATAATActtaatataatcatattataatgtttttaaatttttattcataataattaatataatcatattcaagataatcttaaatttttattagaaaatcCGATGACTTTTTGATGTTTAAACTTGTATAGTCTATTAttgtaacaatatttttaataagtaCGTACGATACATaagttaaaacataataaaaagtaatttcttatttttcatggcTTCTCCTTaccttattttttgtttcatttcataCATAAACTAAAACATAGTGAATTAAACATACCTAATAagcaataaacaaaaaatattggtCATATTATCAAATATTGAGAAGTAATACTACTTAATAATGAACGTAGAATAggcataaaatgataaattatctttttattatttaatcgaACATATGTTTTCAATATAGTGAACAAGTAAATATAGAAAGACAGAATGTACTAATTAATCGGCACTTGTCACTTATAACAAAGCTAGGTATAGATAACGTAGAAATTAAGTGAATTTGCGCATATCTAaaattgaaggacataaatgtaGAATGAGACTAAgttaaaagacatatttatgtaCTAACTTCCACAAATATGTATAAGGAAAAATCCTTTTGGCCAGAATCGTCATATTTTACGCTATGTTATTTAACcttgttaaatatttttgttttttttttaaactttaatatcttttaattaaaaatataaaaaaaatcaatttatttttataaacgatattataatttttttaaatttttagcaAACTTCTGACCAAATTTTATGACCAttcaacattattcatttattaaaCTCTAGATCAAATCAAACTACATTACCTAAATTAAAACGAAACATATTCCTTTTAACTTAGAAGAAGGTTATGGAAAGTACAAAACAGCCCCTCATGGCAGGCACGCCCCAACACATGGGAAACGATATATTCCTTCACGTGATATGCCCATAACAATGTTATTTCGTCTTCGAACgatataatttgatttgatacgaaattttaaaaaatagataattttattttttaattttaattaaaattatatcaagtATATTAAAATACTCTTTAATCTAATCTTAAATTTATAcgatatgaaaaattaaaatggagcGAGTAATTGAAAGTTATACTAATAAGAAGTTTAATTTAGAGTTAGTTATTTTGTAGTAAGTCATTTCTTTTAATTGGAAGAAAAGGAATATTAGAAATGAGTGgtatttgaagaaaaagtatgttgtaagaagaaaaatagtGTGTAAACTTATTGCATGATTAGAATAAAAGGGAAGGCATGCAGAGATAgtcagaagaagaaaaaaagagtaagaaaataGTAGGCTATTTATTACTAGTAATTAGCTACTCATCATACCTACCTACACTATCAATATCAAGGAGAAATAAACCAAGAAAATAACTACTCATCACTTCTCATGTCAGTTCATAAAAATTctgaaattaaatatttcaaatttagaaTAAGTTTTGAAAAGTTTATGCGATTAAAAAATCATACGATTAGATTCTGAATCGAACTCACATCgcaaaagttaattaaaaaaaagaaagttattcaagttttgttatttcattaattactaatataaaaaaaattatcattcttTTAACATTTTACTTCGCATTTAGTGGTTGTATTTAATGAGTGGACGATTTTATTTTCGGAAAATTGATATTGAGTGAGATCAGTCAAACTCTAATACCAATTTTTGCAATAAACTCACACTAACTAGCTCTAAAGAAGTAGAattatttaaatcatataaaaatctCTAATCTCATTAACCATCAATACGAGAAATTTTGTCATTTATCAACTAAAACAGTTTTTGAAGTTTTCTGAATTTTAaacttataacaattttatgtctaaataatttttgaaaatactacttaatattatagtttataaaatataagagGAATAGACACATctcctttttctctttcatttccAAGAAAAGGTTACTGTCTCTCAACTCTCCTTCAGCTTTTAGAATACACTCAGCTCCCATCACTagcaattcaaaatattaaagttattttttttaattatatatacttgatatattTTAGAATCAAATAAGATACTTGAATTTAGTTAACGTCACTCTTAATTAAAACTTTAGAATTCGAGTAATAGAACTATAACTAGAGATGAGCTTTTTAAAGAAAACGTTAacatatttatgttaattatcaacttatcttttacaaatttaaactaatcaagcctataatataaaattgtCAAAATGAAAAACAATTGTACTATTTTGAGATGGAGAAAGAAGATTATGTCTCTTGTTAAAAGAAAGGACGTGATAAgaaatttatgttataaaatagGAATAATGTACGAGTATTCCTTTAACTTATGTCGGAAATCTCAGAGatacatttatattatataaatattctaTTATCCCTGAACTTGTTTTATTAACAATTTTCTACTTCTTTTTGACCtgcgtggcactatcttgtggttCCAACGttgtttgacttttttttcaagctagtgtcacgtaggacgaaaaggagtagaaaattacttataaaataaattcaggagggtaataggactttagtaTAGTTTAAATGTATTTCTAAAATTTCGAGCATAAATTAAGaggatatttatattttttctataaaatataatttttcatttatacCTCAATCTAAATTCttgttaaaatattgaaaagctTTCTAATATTTCTGTATGGCAACACTACTATTATTTTTTCTGAGaaacttcaataaaaaattagtaaCTTTTAATAAGGAAAGGATATTATacgttttattattattattatatagttaattatCTGTACTGACAAGTATACAAATAAAGAATCTGTAACAAGCTCTTCATTTCAATTCATACTATACCCATACTAGATATGTAAACACATCTGATAGTTACAGTTTTCATTGGAAATCAACCAATAAACAATTAATACccaattattcaaaaaaaaaaaaaaacaaaataataaaaactcaaataattactctatcataactaaaaaaatgaatccAGAGTATATAATGATAAAGATATTTGAATGGGGAtctttttgataaaattctTTTTACCGACTactaatcatattttaaaaaaatttattatcatttataaaaatatatataataatattatattaaatctgcaatatatacttaaaagtaaattatgtatataaatatatatatatatatgtattatatgtattttataaattgttactataatatatattaaagtatattataaatgtattaatagtgatcaaataaaaaaatatcattattataaataataaatatttttttgatataatatataaGTTTCCTATATATTACTTAGATTTGGTAGGTTAATTCTGAAAAAATGCAACcgctataatttattttttccccttaattAAGCTACCTACCAAATAGAGAATAATACCCGGAAAATAGATGATATTACCCGATGGATAATACTCATGAAAAGCCATACATATCATTAGTCTGTTTTACTTGcggattaaattattttgagattattttatttaaaaaataaaataaaatagtctcaaatttaatattaaataaggtAAGATATCTAAAATTACCAActtaatgaataatttaaatttatcgtAAAATTTCTCTTCTTATCACGATGaattaatattatcaaaaaatataagtCACATATTAAGATAATTACATATACGAATTTTGATCCACATCTTTAACTAAGTATAGAAAGTTAAATTTGTACTTAGTAAAGTTAAATTTGTACTTAGTAATGATGTCAATAAAAAGGAGGACTCAACGGTCTCTTTCCACATATTTTTATTCAGAGTAATATATAGGAGTACAAGCTAGTGTTATATATGggcaaataataaaaaagaagtgCATCTGTCCTTATTTTTATAAATGACGCacatattaagataataataattaatatttctttgtttttatttagttgtccactttaaaAATGATACacatattaagataataataattagcatagtgaagttataattttacccttattaattatggTTTCAAAAATGGTGAATTAAGACTaggaaattttcaagaagtttaaataAGGGCACAataggaattttttttatcatttcttgatttatcaaaatggataaataaataagaacaactaaaagagaaaatatgaacaagtaaatagaAACGGAGAAaatatcatgtatatatatatttagaaagtTTGAGTCAAAAAAGTTGTGGGATTTATAATATGTAGAGCTTAAAGAGGATCATGcaatgaaaaggaaaggaattcaaattttaaccaaaagaacttttttggCATAGATGCAACAAAATCCTAGAAAACGACTGTCCAAAGAATAGACAAACCTTAGGTCAAAGACTCTTTTAAAGTATCGATTCGTGAGTGTCggattttttaaaagtaatattttaaaaattaatattttatttttaaatgatttatagtCAAATAAATGATCAAACAATGTTttagatcataaattttaaaagtcttcactttttttttaaattttatgtttagtcAAATAGTATCACGTATATTGAGATGGGGGAGTCAATGAagcaataagaaaaatatattgcTGATCGATCTGAGTTATGATAGAGTGGTAAGTATTCATTTAGAATTTAAATTCCTTTAATAGAAATTCACCTTTATTAGAATACTCTGATATGAAATGTTTcgatataaattaaaatttaatcgaACTCTAAAATAGCTAAAGTAATTTCTGATGCACAAGTACAGCTAGTAGCTAATAGAGTTCCTCAAAAAGACTTTTTTTTCTGCTGCTAAAATTCATCCTAATGCCAGTCATAACCAGTTACTTTCAACATTTCATTTATATGCACTGATCATACTTTTTcagtaatattatttaatgCAATTTTATctctaatattattatataattatatactatACTACAATCTATATACCTACACctacttatatatataatttattgatcACGGGTTCCATTTGACCAAACTATATATAAAATGCTCATTATCTTACAAAAATCATTATATTATCTTTAATACAAACATACATAATTACGCCTGACCAATTAAATACAAATCACCCAAAACCCcattattaatttcataataataatgtacCTTAGCTTAATTCACAACTCTTAGGGCGGGAGTTAACAATATTTCATATcgatttatataaattttaaattctgaattcgtttattttataaatacaagTAATTCATGTCATGTTATATACAACTTATTATTACatcaataacatattttaaaatatcataagaagATCGTATCAGACAGAAAAAACGATGATTAGATATCATGAGATCGTATAAAGTAATTTGAGAGGTGTGTGTACCTGGAAAAGATTTGAGAGTGCTTGAGCAGCAGCAAGACGATTAATGGAGCTAGTAGTATTAATAGCCATTTGTGTAGCTAATGCCTCCAAGAATGGCTCTGGCCAAACACCATTATTTCCTCCACCTCTACGTCGTCTTCGTCCTCCTCCTCGTCCTCCTCCAACTTCTTCGGAAGTTGACATGATGAGAATTAGTATGATCGAAATTATATCACAAAAAGACCTCTTATTATAATTTGGAAATGAAAGTCAAATTGCTAATCGAGGTTCTGCTCCTGAACCCTACACTCTAAACCCTATAGTAATCAACTGCTATTATAAAAAGTCGCAAAGAAGAATTTGATTGGAGAACATGGTTTGAACCATATTCACAAGAAGATGAGAAGAGAACATGGTTTATTACATTCTACATGAACCTTTTCAGGTGTTTTTGACATGTCCTTTATTTATCTAGTGACTTTATTGGGAGTTTGATAAGAAAGAAGTAATTTAAATACTATGTTTGATaggtaaattaaaaaaaatatgtatcaattaatatgatatttagttgataaatttataaaaaaactcaaataataGTATAAGTTACGatagaatttatatattatttctttatttaaaaaagaatataatgatctattttttgttttagtcatctcatttaaaaaagaataatttctttttttttgtagtaaaattttagtttttattattagaCATGACATGTTTAGGATAGTaatatttgacataattttaatttcagaCGATAAGAttggtttttttaattttattttcttaaactttatgtcaaattaaactagttcatttttttaaacgGATGAAGCATTATTTCATGTCAACACGTGTATAActaatattttgtataattactATATAAATTCTCTTGtaacttatttatatattattaatatctaTAAAACTCTTACCAGCTACCAAACGACACAACTTggtcttattttttattttcgtttTGAAAAATGGAAAACCTTTATTTAGTTTTGTTTCAAATcgattttgtattttctttatttgctCTTTTGAGTGGTGTGTACTTATTATTTGACATGTTTGGAATTGCATGTGGgacaatatatttttctttacatgtTGTACCAATGGAAAAAAACCATTTTTTTCGGttcttttccctttattttattgCTTACCAACCGTGTATacacaatttttatatatatatatatatatatatatatatatatatatatatatatNNNNNNNNNNNNNNNNNNNNNNNNNNNNNNNNNNNNNNNNNNNNNNNNNNNNNNNNNNNNNNNNNNNNNNNNNNNNNNNNNNNNNNNNNNNNNNNNNNNNNNNNNNNNNNNNNNNNNNNNNNNNNNNNNNNNNNNNNNNNNNNNNNNNNNNNNNNNNNNNNNNNNNNNNNNNNNNNNNNNNNNNNNNNNNNNNNNNNNNNNNNNNNNNNNNNNNNNNNNNNNNNNNNNNNNNNNNNNNNNNNNNNNNNNNNNNNNNNNNNNNNNNNNNNNNNNNNNNNNNNNNNNNNNNNNNNNNNNNNNNNNNNNNNNNNNNNNNNNNNNNNNNNNNNNNNNNNNNNNNNNNNNNNNNNNNNNNNNNNNNNNNNNNNNNNNNNNNNNNNNNNNNNNNNNNNNNNNNNNNNNNNNNNNNNNNNNNNNNNNNNNNNNNNNNNNNNNNNNNNNNNNNtatatatatatatatatatatgtaaaatgataatttaaaattggaTTGATTTAAAGCTAaagttttatttaaatatatagaaaaatattattaatacatgaattGTTATGTTTAATTAGTTATACATACCATATATAATGTTGACTATGATGTATATTAAATATACATAGACTGAATTTTGTCTTGGGAAGGAAAACTAGTTTAGCTTAtatcatgtttattattttctttgtctcaatttgtttgtttgattttgatttggaatgatgtttaagaaaataattttttttaaaaattttgtagaGATTAACTAAAGACATGTTGAATGTACTGAAATATCTTataatcttgtgatcttaaatatattatgtgaaaaattagaattaaaatgttgacaaaaaatactttttaaataaaataaaaaataaattatgacaaATAAATAGAAATGCAAGTTGTATAAAATTCAGCATGCCCATTAGATATTAAGTTATACAGTCAAAACTCAGTATAACATGTCACTCATTATAATAACATTTCTCCCTAACGACTTGATTTTCTctaaaatcaaattttcaagtaatatttttcaatttttcaataataacaTTCTACTTATATATATAACGTCACTAACATC contains these protein-coding regions:
- the LOC107025976 gene encoding glucose-6-phosphate 1-dehydrogenase, chloroplastic, which codes for MGMQLRLNPCSSSSAATSPSTLHNGAPYFCKKFNFLPFRTQPINWVSGIYSRIQPRKHFEVFSSNGFPLNAVSVQDEQVPLTELGSGETTVSITVIGASGDLAKKKIFPALFALFYEDCLPENFVVFGYSRTKLSDEELRNMISTTLTCRIDKRENCDAKMEHFLERCFYHSGQYNSEDDFAELDYKLKEKEGCRVSNRLFYLSIPPNIFVDVVRCASLKASSTSGWTRVIVEKPFGRDLESSSELTRCLKKYLTEEQIFRIDHYLGKELVENLSVLRFSNLVFEPLWSRNYIRNVQFIFSEDFGTEGRGGYFDHYGIIRDIMQNHLLQILALFAMEPPVSLDAEDIRNEKVKVLRSMRPLQLEDIVLGQYKGHSKGAKSYPAYTDDPTVPNGSITPTFSAAALFIDNARWDGVPFLMKAGKALHTKRAEIRVQFRHVPGNLYKRNFGTDMDKATNELVLRLQPDEAIYLKINNKVPGLGMRLDRSDLNLLYKAKYRGEIPDAYERLLLDAIEGERRLFIRSDELDAAWALFTPLLKELEEKKIAPELYPYGSRGPVGAHYLAAKHNVRWGDLSGDD
- the LOC107025733 gene encoding transcriptional regulator STERILE APETALA-like, giving the protein MSTSEEVGGGRGGGRRRRRGGGNNGVWPEPFLEALATQMAINTTSSINRLAAAQALSNLFQVCSTWRAVSRSDLLWQNLSNRIWNRDRLLRPTWHDEYVYWHRTSNNFRQRRYVHRTLHFVQANNDDDNNDGLSCRRIALSDRHLAAGFSDGSVQLFHLISRAHLSTYYPQQRDRLGRYSRAISGIILSDEKLVFASLDGDIHVVVLGGADTDPPRRAHLGDVVNDGALVDFTGRDRWWIGLYAGVPGRAFHVWNSETEQLIFADGDLTDPEAVTGWHLLSELTDLVGRVHVTARDTAVACTGPRLVVIDLHNQGLILRERSFQHELIVGSFDATSDSLVVVDGRGVATVRRTEDLDESCRFNVRGASQRGVVGSMNSSGYGVMCVGEVIRVWEVENGVYLYSLRERIGEVNAMHANERHIVACSSDGTIHLWDFGA